From a single Herbiconiux sp. SALV-R1 genomic region:
- a CDS encoding polyprenyl synthetase family protein, with the protein MSVPSRLRRAPGRSTPLTLADRLFSTGDDRRTARLIEDSIDELEERLKAETRFAGGIIDAVSKYLLEAGGKRVRPTLAFLTAQLGDGVTPEVVTAAASIELTHLASLYHDDVMDDADQRRGVPSAQYKWGNSVAILAGDLLFARASALLAQLGERAIRLQADTFERLCLGQLLETIGPAEGDDPVDHYIRVLADKTGSLISASGQLGVIFSNGSSAYEQPVRDFGEKVGIAFQLVDDVIDIAPTDEDTGKTPGTDIRAGVATLPVLYLRRAAAGGGTSAAEAAEATALLERLTPDALEAAGAEGSDETIRALREHPVTQRTVDEARRYAREAVEALAPLPEGTVKKTLIRFADTVVERTS; encoded by the coding sequence ATGTCCGTGCCCTCCCGCCTTCGCCGTGCCCCCGGCCGGTCGACTCCTCTCACCCTTGCCGACCGGCTGTTCTCCACCGGCGACGACCGCCGCACCGCCCGCCTCATCGAAGACAGCATCGACGAGCTCGAGGAGCGCCTCAAAGCGGAGACCCGTTTCGCCGGCGGCATCATCGACGCCGTCTCGAAGTACCTGCTCGAGGCCGGCGGCAAACGGGTGCGCCCCACCCTCGCCTTCCTCACGGCCCAGCTTGGCGACGGCGTCACGCCCGAGGTCGTCACCGCTGCCGCCTCCATCGAGCTCACCCACCTCGCCTCGCTCTACCACGACGACGTGATGGACGATGCCGACCAGCGCCGCGGGGTGCCGAGCGCCCAATACAAGTGGGGCAACTCGGTCGCCATCCTCGCCGGCGACCTGCTGTTCGCGAGGGCCAGCGCCCTGCTCGCCCAGCTCGGGGAGCGGGCCATCCGTCTGCAGGCCGACACCTTCGAGCGCCTCTGCCTCGGCCAGCTGCTCGAGACCATCGGCCCCGCCGAGGGCGACGACCCCGTCGACCACTACATCAGGGTGCTCGCGGACAAGACCGGTTCGCTCATCTCGGCCTCGGGCCAGCTCGGCGTCATCTTCTCGAACGGGTCGTCGGCCTACGAGCAGCCCGTGCGCGACTTCGGCGAGAAGGTCGGCATCGCCTTCCAGCTCGTCGACGACGTCATCGACATCGCGCCGACCGACGAAGACACCGGCAAGACGCCCGGCACCGACATCCGCGCGGGAGTCGCCACGCTGCCCGTGCTGTACCTCCGGCGCGCCGCAGCCGGGGGCGGCACGTCGGCCGCGGAGGCCGCCGAGGCGACCGCGCTGCTCGAGCGCCTCACGCCCGACGCCCTCGAGGCCGCCGGTGCGGAGGGCTCCGACGAGACCATCCGCGCGCTCCGCGAGCACCCCGTGACGCAGCGCACCGTCGACGAGGCGCGCCGCTACGCGCGCGAGGCGGTCGAAGCGCTCGCCCCGCTGCCCGAGGGCACCGTGAAGAAGACCCTCATCCGCTTCGCCGACACCGTCGTCGAACGCACCAGCTGA
- the ubiE gene encoding bifunctional demethylmenaquinone methyltransferase/2-methoxy-6-polyprenyl-1,4-benzoquinol methylase UbiE has translation MTKADLTKRPEQVSAMFDQVAAHYDRTNDVLSVGNAVLWRVATTRAVNPRPGEKVLDLAAGTGTSSASLAKSGAHVVAADFSPGMIDVGRRRQAAVPNIEFVVADGMNLPFDDESFDAVTISFGLRNIVDPKVALAELYRVTKPGGRIVICEFSKPVKPLRPAYYWYLRRIMPTLAKAVSSNVPAYDYLFESIAAWPDQKQLAGWLRDAGFTRVGYRDLSAGIVALHRGVKPTDAAAPLSAGEK, from the coding sequence GTGACTAAGGCAGACCTCACCAAACGACCCGAGCAGGTCTCTGCCATGTTCGACCAGGTGGCCGCGCACTACGACCGCACCAACGACGTGCTCTCGGTGGGCAACGCGGTGCTCTGGCGCGTGGCGACCACCCGGGCCGTGAACCCCCGACCCGGCGAGAAGGTGCTTGACCTCGCGGCCGGCACCGGCACCTCGAGCGCCTCGCTGGCGAAGAGCGGCGCCCATGTGGTGGCCGCCGACTTCTCGCCCGGCATGATCGACGTCGGCCGCCGGCGTCAGGCCGCCGTGCCCAACATCGAGTTCGTCGTCGCCGACGGCATGAACCTGCCGTTCGACGACGAGAGCTTCGACGCCGTCACCATCTCGTTCGGCCTTCGCAACATCGTCGACCCCAAAGTCGCCCTCGCCGAGCTGTACCGGGTCACGAAGCCGGGCGGCCGCATCGTCATCTGCGAGTTCTCGAAGCCGGTGAAGCCGCTGCGCCCCGCCTACTACTGGTACCTGCGCCGCATCATGCCCACCCTGGCCAAGGCGGTCTCCTCGAACGTGCCCGCCTACGACTACCTCTTCGAGTCGATCGCGGCCTGGCCCGACCAGAAGCAGCTGGCCGGCTGGCTGCGCGACGCCGGGTTCACCCGCGTCGGCTACCGCGACCTGAGCGCGGGCATCGTCGCCCTGCACCGAGGCGTGAAGCCGACGGATGCTGCGGCACCGCTCAGCGCCGGGGAAAAGTAG
- a CDS encoding isochorismate synthase MenF, with the protein MSDTAHPGARLRVETTKVDDLKLLLPLLDPRHPLVWMRKGQGIAGVGEALRLEFSGPDRMVDACGAWREVVQQATVIDPLQLPGTGLVAFGSFAFADRSAATSVLIVPRLLLGKRDGNYWVTKVTVDDEPAGDVAMPVARPLGQEYRISLLPGAMTPEAFREAVDAAVARIADHQLSKVVLARDLTGHLPAGGDLRRPLTDLALGYPDCWTYAVDGFVGSSPETLVSVSHGTVKARVLAGTTSRGADAEADHDRAVALATSAKDLDEHGFAVTSVVAALAPHSRNLVTSELPFTLKLPNLWHLASDVVGTLSDGSTSLDLIAALHPTAAVAGTPTPDALALIDELEPFDRGRYAGPVGWVGADGDGEWAVALRSAQVDENGDITAYAGCGIVADSVAEREYLETKMKFRPIVEAFG; encoded by the coding sequence GTGAGCGATACAGCGCATCCTGGTGCCCGGCTTCGCGTCGAGACGACGAAGGTCGACGACCTGAAGCTCCTCCTCCCTCTTCTCGACCCGCGGCATCCGCTGGTCTGGATGCGCAAGGGCCAGGGCATCGCCGGAGTCGGCGAGGCGCTTCGGCTCGAGTTCAGCGGGCCCGACCGCATGGTCGACGCGTGCGGGGCGTGGAGAGAGGTGGTGCAGCAGGCGACGGTGATCGACCCGCTGCAGCTGCCCGGCACCGGCCTCGTCGCCTTCGGCAGCTTCGCGTTCGCCGACCGCTCCGCGGCCACGAGCGTTCTCATCGTGCCGCGCCTTCTGCTGGGCAAGCGCGACGGCAACTACTGGGTGACCAAGGTCACGGTCGACGACGAACCCGCCGGCGACGTCGCCATGCCCGTCGCCCGCCCGCTCGGCCAGGAGTACCGCATCTCGCTGCTACCCGGGGCGATGACCCCGGAGGCGTTCCGTGAGGCGGTGGATGCTGCGGTCGCCCGCATCGCCGACCACCAGCTCAGCAAGGTGGTGCTGGCGCGCGACCTCACCGGCCACCTGCCCGCCGGCGGCGACCTGCGCCGGCCGCTCACCGACCTCGCGCTCGGCTACCCCGACTGCTGGACCTACGCCGTCGACGGCTTCGTCGGCTCGAGCCCCGAGACCCTGGTGAGCGTCTCGCACGGCACCGTGAAGGCGCGCGTGCTCGCCGGAACCACCTCGCGGGGAGCGGATGCGGAGGCAGACCACGACCGGGCCGTCGCCCTGGCCACAAGTGCGAAAGACCTCGACGAGCACGGCTTCGCAGTGACCAGCGTGGTCGCGGCCCTCGCTCCCCACAGCCGCAACCTCGTCACCAGCGAGCTGCCGTTCACGCTGAAGCTGCCGAACCTGTGGCACCTCGCCAGCGACGTGGTGGGCACGCTCTCCGACGGGTCGACCTCGCTCGACCTCATCGCGGCACTGCACCCCACCGCCGCCGTCGCGGGCACGCCCACCCCCGACGCCCTCGCCCTCATCGACGAGCTCGAGCCCTTCGACCGCGGCCGCTACGCCGGCCCCGTGGGCTGGGTGGGTGCCGACGGCGACGGCGAGTGGGCGGTGGCGCTGCGCTCGGCGCAGGTCGACGAGAACGGCGACATCACCGCCTACGCGGGCTGCGGCATCGTCGCCGATTCGGTCGCGGAGCGGGAGTACCTCGAGACGAAGATGAAGTTCCGCCCCATCGTCGAGGCCTTCGGCTGA
- a CDS encoding Fic family protein: protein MAKGFRTWDDYFIPGTSVLRNVEGITDVDQLRRYEEAQAHVRLVELAAAPLPETFDYDHMKAIHRHIFQDVYEWAGEERVGPVGFMSKDGHSYYPAGPALTEAAHTEYDKLASKDFLRGLDKDEFVHELAEAWGELNVIHSFREGNTRAQFVFFSQLAEIAGYRIDTDAFTIGSPLRDEFVAARFHSQDTGSNARLAAVLSKAVEPIHRGPGVPVPLRLGRRQWLAKQEFGTGRGHQS from the coding sequence GTGGCGAAGGGCTTTCGCACCTGGGATGACTATTTCATCCCAGGTACTTCCGTCCTGAGGAATGTCGAGGGCATCACCGATGTCGATCAGTTGCGCCGCTACGAAGAGGCCCAGGCGCACGTGCGACTCGTCGAGCTGGCTGCCGCACCTCTGCCGGAGACGTTCGACTACGACCACATGAAGGCCATCCACCGGCACATCTTCCAAGACGTCTATGAGTGGGCGGGGGAGGAGCGCGTGGGTCCCGTGGGTTTCATGTCGAAGGACGGCCACTCGTACTACCCGGCCGGCCCCGCCCTGACCGAAGCGGCTCACACCGAGTACGACAAGCTCGCGAGCAAAGACTTCCTCCGCGGCCTCGACAAAGACGAGTTCGTCCACGAGCTCGCTGAAGCGTGGGGAGAGTTGAACGTCATCCACAGCTTCCGTGAGGGAAACACCCGCGCGCAGTTCGTGTTCTTTTCACAGCTCGCGGAGATCGCCGGCTACCGGATCGACACGGACGCTTTCACCATCGGTTCGCCGCTCCGCGACGAGTTCGTGGCCGCACGGTTCCATAGCCAAGACACCGGCAGCAATGCCCGGCTGGCCGCCGTGCTATCGAAGGCGGTCGAGCCGATCCACCGAGGGCCGGGTGTGCCGGTTCCGTTGCGCCTCGGGCGACGACAGTGGTTGGCGAAGCAGGAGTTCGGCACAGGTCGCGGGCATCAGAGTTAG
- a CDS encoding antitoxin VbhA family protein produces MSIAHARTAPSVDQVDVERRMGFADAALGAAGHEVTDPVLRAISRRVAAGEVTGDEAAALVKAQLLGTR; encoded by the coding sequence ATGAGCATCGCGCATGCACGCACCGCACCCAGCGTCGATCAGGTCGACGTTGAGCGCCGGATGGGCTTCGCTGACGCTGCTCTTGGAGCGGCCGGCCACGAGGTCACCGATCCTGTACTGCGGGCAATCAGTCGGCGCGTGGCCGCTGGTGAGGTCACGGGGGATGAGGCCGCGGCGCTTGTCAAGGCGCAGCTTCTCGGCACCCGCTAA
- a CDS encoding PGPGW domain-containing protein, with product MSAKTSGEGKAAHDDVPTAAKNLGKAVGRSLGRTASRAARGTREQIRKNPTTDRLYRAGVGVVGGGTVALGIAMIPLPGPGALVALGGLGILSTEFEGAKAARVKATAAAKKAAGVAKDARDRRRARKGDDPTVIVVHPSEPA from the coding sequence ATGAGCGCGAAGACGTCCGGAGAAGGTAAGGCTGCGCATGACGACGTTCCTACTGCTGCGAAGAACTTGGGCAAGGCGGTGGGGCGGTCGCTCGGGCGTACGGCTTCGCGGGCCGCGCGCGGAACTCGGGAGCAGATCAGGAAGAACCCCACGACCGATCGCCTGTACCGCGCGGGGGTGGGCGTGGTCGGGGGCGGGACCGTCGCGCTCGGCATCGCGATGATTCCGCTGCCGGGACCGGGGGCGCTGGTCGCTCTCGGTGGGCTGGGCATCCTGTCGACGGAGTTCGAGGGGGCCAAGGCCGCCCGGGTGAAGGCTACGGCGGCCGCGAAGAAGGCGGCCGGGGTAGCGAAGGATGCTCGCGACCGACGCCGGGCGCGCAAGGGCGACGACCCGACGGTGATCGTCGTGCATCCCTCCGAACCGGCCTGA
- a CDS encoding Asp23/Gls24 family envelope stress response protein translates to MNAHDGDAPVPGDAFDGTRHDDDTARDDVTLRDDTARDEVLELLSGYLDRGETPPAELVQQSPENQLALAALQRVREAAGLLVDVDADGGGAPEGWVEGILGNLTREVRAGRSIPLSHPSPRASLSLTEGAVRGLVRSVGDQIDGVLVGRCVLDGDVTVPGSPITVKVEASVFWGEPIPESAERLRAAIAGALLQHTELSVVAVDVTITDVHLRREPGLPGETPVTGKGE, encoded by the coding sequence ATGAACGCACACGACGGCGATGCACCCGTTCCTGGCGACGCCTTCGACGGCACCCGCCACGACGACGACACGGCCCGCGATGACGTCACGCTCCGTGACGACACGGCCCGCGACGAGGTGCTCGAGCTGCTGAGCGGCTACCTCGATCGCGGCGAGACGCCCCCGGCCGAGCTCGTGCAGCAGTCGCCCGAGAACCAGCTCGCGCTCGCAGCGCTCCAACGGGTGCGCGAAGCCGCCGGGCTCCTGGTCGACGTCGACGCCGACGGCGGGGGAGCGCCCGAGGGGTGGGTCGAGGGCATCCTCGGCAACCTCACCCGTGAGGTGCGGGCCGGTCGGTCGATCCCGCTGTCGCATCCGTCTCCCCGCGCATCCCTCAGCCTCACCGAGGGCGCCGTGCGCGGCCTCGTGCGCTCGGTCGGCGACCAGATCGACGGCGTGCTCGTGGGGCGCTGCGTGCTCGACGGAGACGTGACGGTGCCGGGGAGCCCGATCACCGTGAAGGTCGAGGCCAGCGTGTTCTGGGGCGAGCCCATCCCCGAGAGCGCCGAACGGCTGCGCGCGGCGATCGCCGGAGCGCTGCTGCAGCACACCGAGCTGAGCGTCGTGGCGGTCGACGTCACCATCACCGACGTGCATCTCCGGCGCGAGCCCGGGCTGCCGGGTGAGACGCCGGTGACAGGGAAGGGAGAGTGA
- a CDS encoding RNA polymerase sigma factor, with protein sequence MTDLAGPLGLAEAPDRILAGRAADGDLRAFEVIVRRHGPLMRAYATRLLGSNSEADDVVQESFITAWEKLPQLADLSAVRAWLMRITNHKAIDRIRARHDDKPIADWDDAAPESLAPDRQAEAHSRRDKLITVLEAMPEAQRQCWVMKEAGGFSYEEIADELGVPPSTVRGLLSRARKHLMIEMEGWR encoded by the coding sequence ATGACCGACCTCGCTGGACCGTTGGGGCTCGCCGAAGCCCCCGATCGCATCCTCGCCGGGCGGGCGGCCGACGGTGACCTGCGGGCGTTCGAGGTGATCGTGCGGCGGCATGGGCCGCTCATGCGGGCATACGCGACCAGGCTGCTCGGGTCGAACTCCGAGGCCGACGACGTGGTGCAGGAGAGCTTCATCACGGCGTGGGAGAAGCTGCCGCAGCTCGCCGATCTGTCGGCGGTGCGCGCCTGGCTCATGCGCATCACCAATCACAAGGCGATCGACCGCATCCGAGCCCGTCACGACGACAAGCCGATCGCCGACTGGGACGATGCCGCGCCGGAGTCGCTGGCGCCCGACCGCCAGGCGGAGGCCCACTCCCGCCGCGACAAGCTCATCACCGTGCTCGAGGCCATGCCGGAGGCGCAGCGGCAGTGCTGGGTGATGAAGGAGGCGGGCGGCTTCAGCTACGAGGAGATCGCCGACGAGCTCGGGGTGCCGCCGTCGACGGTGCGAGGGCTGCTGTCGAGGGCGAGGAAGCATCTGATGATCGAGATGGAGGGGTGGCGATGA